In Sphingopyxis sp. 113P3, one DNA window encodes the following:
- a CDS encoding homoserine dehydrogenase has product MSPSPAPTASRPPLRVALAGIGVVGGGVVRLLEANRELIARRAGRPIEIVALSARDRHKDRGVDLSAYRWEDDMGALVAAEDVDVVVEMVGGADGPALTLARQALGAGKALVTANKAMIAHHGLDLARLAEEKDTPLKYEAAVAGGIPVIKAIREGASANEIARVYGILNGTCNYILTLMEREGAGFADALAAAQAEGYAEADPTFDVDGIDAAHKLSILAALCFGTQLDIGAVAATGIRGLIAADIREAEALGHRVRLIGMAERDPANGGALYQHVQPCLVPADHPLAYVPGALNAVVAEGNFVGRLFFEGAGAGAGPTASAIVADIIDIARDEYGPAFAMPVDALDQAPAADAGARVGKHYVRLIVEDRIGVLAEIATAMRDAGVSIESFIQRGDEAGGGVLIALVTHEGPARAIHAALAALAASDHVVGEPMHMPILAL; this is encoded by the coding sequence ATGTCGCCATCGCCCGCCCCCACCGCTTCCCGCCCGCCGCTGCGTGTCGCGCTCGCCGGGATCGGCGTCGTCGGCGGCGGCGTGGTACGGCTGCTTGAGGCGAATCGCGAGCTGATCGCGCGCCGCGCCGGCCGGCCGATCGAAATAGTTGCCCTCTCCGCGCGTGACCGTCACAAGGATCGCGGCGTCGATCTGTCGGCCTATCGCTGGGAAGACGACATGGGCGCGCTGGTCGCGGCCGAGGATGTCGATGTCGTCGTCGAGATGGTCGGCGGCGCCGACGGCCCCGCACTGACCCTTGCGCGGCAGGCGCTTGGCGCAGGCAAGGCGCTGGTCACGGCGAACAAGGCGATGATCGCACATCATGGACTCGATCTCGCCCGTCTCGCCGAGGAAAAGGACACGCCGCTCAAATATGAAGCCGCGGTCGCCGGCGGCATCCCGGTCATCAAGGCGATCCGCGAGGGCGCCTCGGCGAACGAGATCGCACGCGTCTATGGGATCCTCAACGGCACCTGCAATTATATCCTCACACTGATGGAGCGGGAGGGAGCAGGTTTCGCCGACGCACTCGCCGCCGCGCAGGCCGAGGGCTATGCCGAGGCCGACCCGACTTTCGACGTCGACGGCATCGACGCTGCACACAAGCTGTCGATTCTCGCCGCGCTCTGCTTCGGTACCCAGCTCGACATCGGCGCCGTCGCCGCGACGGGCATCCGCGGCCTCATCGCCGCTGACATCCGCGAAGCCGAGGCCTTGGGTCACCGCGTCCGCCTGATCGGCATGGCCGAACGCGATCCTGCGAACGGGGGCGCTCTCTATCAGCATGTCCAACCCTGCCTCGTTCCCGCCGACCATCCGCTCGCTTACGTGCCGGGCGCGCTCAACGCCGTCGTCGCCGAGGGCAATTTCGTCGGCCGCCTCTTTTTCGAGGGCGCAGGTGCGGGCGCGGGACCGACGGCCTCGGCCATCGTCGCCGACATCATCGACATCGCCCGCGACGAATATGGCCCCGCCTTTGCGATGCCGGTCGACGCGCTCGACCAGGCTCCTGCTGCGGATGCGGGGGCGCGCGTCGGCAAACATTATGTCCGCCTGATCGTCGAAGACCGCATCGGCGTACTCGCCGAAATCGCGACAGCGATGCGCGACGCCGGCGTGTCGATCGAAAGCTTCATCCAGCGCGGCGACGAGGCGGGCGGCGGCGTCTTGATCGCGCTCGTCACCCACGAAGGTCCCGCGCGCGCGATCCACGCGGCGCTCGCCGCGCTCGCCGCGTCGGACCATGTCGTGGGCGAGCCGATGCATATGCCAATCCTCGCGCTCTGA